A single region of the Micropterus dolomieu isolate WLL.071019.BEF.003 ecotype Adirondacks linkage group LG18, ASM2129224v1, whole genome shotgun sequence genome encodes:
- the abhd14a gene encoding protein ABHD14A, with product MNFLRNRLVVLGLVLLATLLLYLLLPSIRQGSMEPSLEAQRMGLMATPPPPLPTINVSIRTGQLPGDPPLFFREALPVDGAGRQILPRLQVVLLHGQAFTSKTWEELGTMALLATNGYQALAMDLPGYGKSPDSDALKTDQNRVDLLSRFMESLGVRAAVLLSPSMSGHYSIPFLMKNSAQLHGFIPIAPVGTRSYTPQQYQTIETPTLIVFGALDTNLGAQSHKNLIQLPHHVVLKLEGARHACYMDKPREFHQGLIDFLGKLK from the exons ATGAATTTCTTGCGTAATCGTCTTGTTGTTCTGGGCCTGGTGTTGTTGGCCACGTTACTGCTGTACCTGCTGCTGCCATCCATTCGCCAGGGCAGCATGGAGCCGTCTCTTGAAGCTCAAAGAATGGGACTGATGGCCACACCGCCACCTCCTCTTCCGACCATCAACGTCTCTATTCGCACTGGACAGCTCCCAGGGGACCCTCCACTGTTCTTCAGAGAAGCGTTGCCTGTTGATGGAGCTGGGCGACAGATATTGCCGAG GCTGCAAGTGGTTCTTCTTCATGGCCAGGCCTTCACATCCAAAACCTGGGAAGAACTCGGTACGATGGCCCTGCTGGCGACCAATGGATATCAGGCCTTAGCAATGGACCTGCCAG ggTATGGAAAATCGCCAGACTCAGACGCTCTGAAGACCGACCAGAATCGGGTGGACCTCCTTTCAAGGTTCATGGAGTCTTTGGGTGTCAGGGCAGCTGTGCTTTTGAGCCCCTCCATGAGTGGACATTACTCCATCCCCTTCCTCATGAAGAACAGTGCTCAGCTACATGGTTTCATTCCCATTGCACCAGTCGGCACCCGAAGTTACACTCCACAGCAGTACCAAACTATTGAG ACTCCTACTCTGATTGTGTTCGGAGCCCTGGACACAAATCTGGGTGCTCAGTCCCACAAGAACCTCATACAACTTCCACATCACGTTGTGCTAAAGTTGGAGGGAGCTCGCCATGCCTGCTACATGGACAAACCCAGAGAATTTCACCAAGGATTGATTGACTTCCTTGGCAAATTAAAGTGA